A window of the Butyricimonas virosa genome harbors these coding sequences:
- a CDS encoding RHS repeat domain-containing protein, with protein MTENVSSTLAGDVYSRGNVATSSYTYDKNGNMTNDNRRALNFGYNVLNLLSEVKTVGGELKAKYDYLADGTKLRVRDKGEVNGFDYLGSLTYRKSGAGLQLESASFGDGVIRPGASNGGQGEVNYFLTDHLGSVRVIVDGTGKVLERNDYYPFGARQARSDYPQLATNRYKYNGKEEQVTGNLEWLDYGARMYDSGLGRWFGVDPFQESFISLSPYNYCSGNPMVFIDPSGALMTHYVDKNYNVLLQTNDGSDDVVMVPDEYVGDFKSFARFYQDPSVKSYYDDERWNRYWKNEFGLAERQLTEVELVISNWYKSKSGKNEAIKAFLSHDDVRTIYAAAYELRIHYTDMELLANGLSLGFIANGLFKNAVKGIMGSSTLIKFLGRGSTGRTTALNLAEQVAMKEIMSNPKMGSVIIKGLKDSRWLGWDKLEYVHRGLDGNKVNDTLCGEICRWSS; from the coding sequence TTGACAGAGAACGTTTCCTCCACGCTGGCGGGTGATGTTTATTCCCGTGGTAACGTGGCAACTAGTAGTTACACGTATGACAAAAATGGGAACATGACGAATGATAACCGTCGAGCTTTGAATTTCGGTTATAATGTCTTAAATTTGTTGAGTGAAGTCAAGACTGTTGGCGGCGAGTTGAAGGCAAAGTACGATTACCTTGCCGATGGGACGAAGTTACGGGTGAGGGACAAGGGTGAGGTGAACGGTTTTGACTACCTGGGTTCTTTGACATACAGGAAGAGTGGAGCGGGGTTGCAACTCGAATCGGCAAGCTTCGGGGACGGGGTGATCAGGCCGGGAGCTTCAAACGGGGGGCAAGGAGAGGTGAATTACTTCTTGACGGATCACCTGGGTAGCGTTCGTGTGATCGTTGACGGCACGGGAAAGGTGCTGGAGCGGAACGATTACTATCCTTTCGGGGCGAGACAGGCGAGGAGTGACTACCCGCAACTGGCGACTAATCGTTACAAGTACAACGGTAAGGAGGAGCAGGTGACGGGGAATTTGGAGTGGTTGGATTACGGTGCGAGGATGTACGATAGCGGGCTAGGGAGATGGTTTGGCGTTGATCCTTTTCAAGAGAGTTTCATTTCATTATCGCCATATAATTATTGTTCCGGAAATCCAATGGTATTTATAGATCCTAGTGGGGCTTTGATGACTCATTACGTGGACAAGAATTATAATGTTCTTTTACAAACGAATGATGGTAGTGATGACGTGGTGATGGTCCCGGATGAATACGTGGGTGATTTTAAAAGTTTTGCAAGATTTTATCAAGATCCGAGCGTGAAGTCTTATTACGATGACGAAAGATGGAATCGTTACTGGAAAAATGAATTCGGGTTGGCCGAACGTCAATTAACAGAAGTAGAATTAGTGATTAGTAATTGGTACAAGAGTAAGAGTGGTAAAAATGAGGCAATAAAAGCTTTCTTAAGTCATGATGATGTGCGTACAATATATGCCGCAGCTTATGAATTGAGAATCCATTATACCGATATGGAGCTTTTGGCAAATGGATTATCTTTGGGATTTATTGCTAATGGCCTGTTTAAGAATGCTGTTAAAGGAATAATGGGAAGTAGTACTTTGATAAAGTTTCTTGGTCGAGGCTCTACAGGTAGAACTACGGCATTAAATCTAGCGGAACAGGTTGCTATGAAAGAGATAATGAGTAATCCTAAAATGGGTTCTGTTATAATAAAAGGTTTAAAGGATTCTCGTTGGCTAGGTTGGGATAAATTAGAGTATGTACATAGAGGGTTAGATGGAAATAAAGTAAACGATACATTATGTGGGGAAATATGTAGATGGAGTTCTTAA
- a CDS encoding RHS repeat-associated core domain-containing protein, with translation MIVDGTGKVLERNDYYPFGARQVRSDYPQLAANRFKYNGKEEQVTGNLEWLDYGARMYDSGLGRWFSGDPLQERYYPLSSYSYCSGNPVKFVDIEGMWIDNYQLMADGSIVFLEKTDDAYDVLYASNSAKKGDVNVNEFVTIYDRTILPSLSGKPTSLGTHYAFTRDAVDAFNLFKFVADNSNVEWGLNGFMHDGKEIYSIRTNNNDRFVRMVYFQYKESNITFSLHSHPWGGNETQKASGFYKNGYLGDMATIARRYNEFKTTGKRYPEDFPQHYIYHKESQNLYNYTPWNPSILIIKVDSGKTLKNKIKK, from the coding sequence GTGATCGTTGACGGCACGGGAAAGGTTTTGGAGCGGAACGATTACTATCCTTTCGGGGCGAGACAGGTGAGGAGTGACTACCCGCAACTGGCGGCTAATCGGTTCAAGTATAACGGTAAGGAGGAGCAGGTGACGGGGAATTTGGAGTGGTTGGATTACGGGGCGAGAATGTATGATAGCGGGTTGGGGAGATGGTTTTCGGGGGATCCATTGCAGGAACGTTATTATCCTTTATCGTCTTACAGTTATTGTTCCGGAAATCCCGTTAAATTCGTGGACATCGAGGGAATGTGGATAGATAATTACCAGTTGATGGCTGATGGCTCTATCGTATTTTTAGAAAAAACGGATGATGCTTATGATGTTTTATACGCTTCGAACTCGGCTAAAAAGGGAGATGTAAATGTAAATGAATTTGTCACGATTTATGATAGAACAATATTACCTTCTTTAAGTGGTAAGCCTACAAGTTTGGGAACTCATTATGCCTTTACTCGTGATGCCGTTGACGCGTTCAATTTATTCAAATTTGTAGCAGATAATTCAAATGTTGAATGGGGATTAAATGGGTTTATGCATGATGGTAAAGAGATTTATTCTATACGGACGAACAATAATGATAGATTCGTTCGTATGGTTTATTTCCAGTATAAAGAATCCAATATAACGTTTAGTTTGCATAGTCATCCCTGGGGTGGTAATGAAACACAGAAAGCTTCAGGTTTTTATAAAAATGGATATTTGGGAGATATGGCCACGATCGCTAGAAGGTATAATGAATTTAAGACAACTGGTAAGAGATATCCGGAAGATTTTCCTCAGCATTATATATATCACAAGGAAAGTCAGAATTTGTACAATTACACACCTTGGAATCCTAGTATATTAATTATAAAAGTTGATTCTGGAAAAACGTTGAAAAATAAGATAAAAAAATAG
- a CDS encoding DUF4279 domain-containing protein: MKKEESVIEIEINITGQSHFVDELSNLIQLKPTSFWKKGDLRHFSKHVRVTNPKALYYQNTVWNYGTGRVPVSHFKEVFGMIKNRFDDKYRKMINFSQENNLGFRFEIIIIENHINVPVRFDRECLAWIKKLGIGVDIDIYRNVVDDKFCESSSIELVLNVYEEKETGKIEIYKFTTGKINNMLFEEICNTYLYDGVTKEMNGLRTCVQEREVSVLFQIFVKMHDDCTSGIYFDEKFLLYVNTLQAEVELILE, translated from the coding sequence ATGAAAAAAGAAGAATCAGTAATAGAGATTGAAATAAATATTACAGGTCAATCTCATTTCGTTGATGAATTGTCCAATCTCATTCAATTAAAACCAACTTCTTTTTGGAAGAAGGGTGATTTAAGACATTTTTCAAAACACGTTAGAGTAACAAACCCGAAAGCTTTGTATTATCAAAATACAGTTTGGAATTATGGAACAGGAAGAGTTCCTGTTTCACACTTTAAAGAAGTTTTTGGGATGATAAAGAATCGTTTTGACGATAAATACAGAAAAATGATAAATTTTTCGCAGGAAAATAATTTAGGATTTAGATTTGAAATTATTATTATTGAAAATCATATTAATGTTCCTGTTCGTTTTGACAGGGAATGTTTAGCTTGGATAAAAAAGCTTGGAATAGGTGTTGACATTGATATTTATAGAAATGTAGTTGATGATAAATTTTGTGAATCATCGTCAATTGAACTTGTCCTAAATGTGTATGAAGAAAAAGAGACGGGAAAAATTGAAATATATAAATTTACTACCGGAAAAATTAATAACATGTTATTTGAAGAAATTTGTAATACATATCTTTATGATGGAGTAACTAAAGAAATGAATGGTTTGAGAACTTGTGTTCAGGAGCGCGAAGTTTCTGTGTTATTTCAGATATTTGTAAAAATGCATGATGATTGTACTTCTGGTATATATTTTGATGAGAAATTTTTGTTATATGTGAATACTTTGCAAGCAGAGGTTGAACTAATTCTCGAATGA
- a CDS encoding RHS repeat domain-containing protein, protein MKCKNHRGGKNEEPPRFLFCEGFGDEPEDEGLGTGNQLTCLTENVSSTLAGDVYSRGSVASGSYGYDLNGNLTNDSRRALNFGYNVLNLLSEVKTVGGELKAMYDYLADGTKLRVRDKGDVNGFDYLGSLTYRKSSAGLQLESASFGDGVIRPGDSNGGQGEVNYFLTDHLGSVRVIVDGNGEVLERNDYYPFGARQARSDYPQLAANRFKYNGKEEQVTGDLEWLDYGARMYDSGLGGWFEVDPFQESFISLSPYNYCSGNPMVFIDPSGALVTHYVDKDYNVLLNTDDGSDDVVVVPDEYVGDFKKFASFYSDPGLAPVYDSKGWNSYWKNKFGLAERQLSELELAVSDLYSGKDGKNKAIAYFLSHQGSDLLAAAWSETWYHLRSIESWVDGLSMTFVMKGMFKNLVKNGTNVVYQGIDKAGTVRYIGITEREPAVRFAEHLKSGTAKSLLQYYVINGATGLSRTEARVLEQTLINRYGLPKNGGLLLNKINSIAPKNWWQYGIK, encoded by the coding sequence TTGAAATGTAAAAATCATCGAGGAGGAAAAAATGAAGAACCTCCTCGATTTTTATTTTGTGAAGGGTTTGGTGACGAGCCTGAAGATGAGGGGCTAGGCACGGGTAACCAGTTGACGTGCTTGACGGAGAACGTTTCCTCCACGCTGGCGGGGGATGTTTATTCCCGTGGAAGCGTGGCGAGCGGTAGTTACGGTTATGATCTTAACGGGAACCTGACGAATGATAGCCGTCGAGCTTTGAATTTCGGTTATAATGTCTTAAATTTGTTGAGTGAAGTCAAGACTGTTGGCGGGGAGTTGAAGGCAATGTACGATTACCTTGCCGATGGCACGAAGTTACGGGTTAGGGACAAGGGTGACGTGAACGGTTTTGACTACCTTGGTTCTTTGACGTACAGGAAGAGTAGCGCGGGGTTGCAACTCGAATCGGCTAGTTTCGGGGACGGCGTGATTCGCCCGGGAGATTCAAACGGGGGTCAAGGCGAGGTGAATTACTTCTTGACAGATCATTTGGGTAGTGTTCGGGTAATCGTGGATGGAAACGGGGAGGTCCTGGAGCGGAACGATTACTACCCTTTCGGGGCGAGACAGGCGAGGAGTGACTACCCGCAACTGGCGGCTAATCGATTCAAGTACAACGGTAAGGAGGAGCAGGTGACGGGGGATTTGGAGTGGTTGGATTACGGGGCTAGGATGTACGATAGCGGGCTGGGAGGATGGTTCGAGGTGGATCCTTTTCAAGAGAGTTTCATTTCATTATCGCCATATAATTATTGTTCCGGAAACCCGATGGTATTTATAGATCCCAGTGGAGCTTTGGTGACTCATTACGTGGACAAAGATTATAATGTTCTTCTAAACACGGATGATGGTAGTGACGACGTGGTTGTCGTTCCTGACGAGTATGTAGGTGATTTTAAAAAATTTGCAAGTTTTTATTCAGACCCGGGGTTGGCTCCCGTTTACGATAGCAAAGGTTGGAATTCTTACTGGAAGAATAAATTCGGACTTGCCGAGCGTCAATTGAGTGAGCTAGAGTTGGCCGTCAGTGATCTATACTCGGGTAAAGATGGCAAGAACAAGGCTATCGCCTATTTCTTGAGCCACCAGGGAAGTGATTTACTGGCGGCAGCTTGGAGTGAGACTTGGTATCACTTGAGAAGTATAGAATCATGGGTGGATGGGCTTTCGATGACATTTGTTATGAAAGGGATGTTTAAAAATCTTGTTAAGAATGGAACTAACGTGGTTTATCAAGGAATAGATAAAGCGGGAACGGTTAGATATATAGGAATTACAGAACGGGAACCGGCTGTTAGATTTGCAGAACACTTGAAGTCGGGAACGGCAAAGTCTCTTTTACAATATTATGTAATAAATGGCGCAACCGGCTTGTCAAGAACTGAAGCTAGAGTCTTGGAACAAACTTTAATTAATCGATACGGCTTGCCCAAAAATGGAGGTTTATTATTGAATAAAATAAATTCAATTGCGCCTAAAAACTGGTGGCAATACGGTATTAAATAG
- a CDS encoding Imm26 family immunity protein codes for MKEQKIMKRANTRIGDVFSVKMDNNKKKYLQYVISDLTQLNSDVIRVFKTEYPDDKNPNLLEIVNGEVEFYAHCITKLGLKMGYWEYVGNIANVGKTDHVLFRNTNDYGSKPGEQIKISNNWHVWKINDNDFTWVGKLKGENRKAEIGIVISPDSIVHRMQTGKYDFVYPDFE; via the coding sequence GTGAAAGAACAAAAAATAATGAAAAGAGCAAACACGAGAATAGGAGATGTCTTTTCGGTTAAGATGGACAATAATAAGAAGAAGTATTTACAATATGTAATTAGCGATCTTACCCAATTAAACAGCGATGTTATTAGGGTTTTCAAGACGGAGTATCCAGACGATAAAAATCCCAATCTGTTGGAAATCGTGAATGGAGAAGTTGAGTTTTATGCTCATTGTATAACAAAACTTGGGCTTAAGATGGGATATTGGGAATATGTTGGGAATATTGCTAATGTGGGGAAAACTGATCATGTTTTGTTTAGAAATACTAATGATTACGGTTCTAAACCGGGAGAACAAATAAAAATATCTAATAACTGGCATGTTTGGAAGATCAATGATAATGATTTTACCTGGGTTGGAAAACTGAAAGGAGAAAATAGAAAGGCAGAAATTGGAATTGTGATAAGTCCCGATAGTATAGTCCACCGGATGCAAACAGGAAAATATGATTTCGTTTATCCTGATTTTGAGTGA
- a CDS encoding RHS repeat domain-containing protein, which yields MTNDSRRALDFGYNVLNLLSEVKTVGGELKAKYDYLADGTKLRVRDKGEVNGFDYLGSLTYRKSGAGLQLESASFGDGEIRPGASNGGQGEVNYFLTDHLGSVRVIVDGTGKVLERNDYYPLGARQARSDYPQLAANRFKYNGKEEQVTGDLEWLDYGARMYDSGLGRWFGVDPFQESFISLSPYNYCSGNPMVFIDPSGALVTHYVDKDYNVLLNTDDGSDDVVVVPDEYVGDFKKFASFYSDPGLAPVYNSKGWNSYWKNKFGLAERQLSELELAVSDLYSGKDGKNKAIAYFLSHQGSDLLAAAWSETWYHLRSIESWVDGLSMTFVMKGMFKNLVKNGTNVVYQGIDKAGTVRYIGITEREPAVRFAEHLKSGTAKSLLQYYVINGATGLSRTEARVLEQTLINRYGLPKNGGLLLNKINSIAPKNWWQYGIK from the coding sequence ATGACGAATGATAGCCGTCGAGCATTGGATTTCGGTTATAATGTCTTAAATTTGTTGAGTGAAGTCAAGACTGTTGGCGGCGAGTTGAAGGCAAAGTACGATTACCTTGCCGATGGGACGAAGTTACGGGTGAGGGACAAGGGTGAGGTGAACGGTTTTGACTACCTGGGTTCTTTGACATACAGGAAGAGTGGAGCGGGGTTGCAACTCGAATCGGCAAGCTTCGGGGACGGGGAGATCAGGCCGGGAGCTTCAAACGGGGGGCAAGGCGAGGTGAATTACTTCTTGACGGATCACCTGGGTAGCGTTCGTGTGATCGTTGACGGCACGGGAAAGGTTTTGGAGCGGAACGATTACTATCCTTTAGGGGCGAGACAGGCGAGGAGTGACTACCCGCAACTGGCGGCGAACCGGTTCAAGTACAACGGTAAGGAGGAGCAGGTGACGGGGGATTTGGAGTGGTTGGATTACGGGGCTAGGATGTACGATAGCGGGCTGGGAAGATGGTTCGGGGTGGATCCTTTTCAAGAGAGTTTCATTTCATTATCGCCATATAATTATTGTTCCGGAAATCCGATGGTATTTATAGATCCCAGTGGAGCTTTGGTGACTCATTACGTGGACAAAGATTATAATGTTCTTCTAAACACGGATGATGGTAGTGATGACGTGGTTGTCGTTCCTGACGAGTATGTAGGTGATTTTAAAAAATTTGCAAGTTTTTATTCAGACCCGGGGTTGGCTCCCGTTTATAATAGCAAAGGTTGGAATTCTTACTGGAAGAATAAATTCGGACTTGCCGAGCGTCAATTGAGTGAGCTAGAGTTGGCCGTCAGTGATCTATACTCGGGTAAAGATGGCAAGAACAAGGCTATCGCCTATTTCTTGAGCCACCAGGGAAGTGATTTACTGGCGGCAGCTTGGAGTGAGACTTGGTATCACTTGAGAAGTATAGAATCATGGGTGGATGGGCTTTCGATGACATTTGTTATGAAAGGGATGTTTAAAAATCTTGTTAAGAATGGAACTAACGTGGTTTATCAAGGAATAGATAAAGCGGGAACGGTTAGATATATAGGAATTACAGAACGGGAACCGGCTGTTAGATTTGCAGAACACTTGAAGTCGGGAACGGCAAAGTCTCTTTTACAATATTATGTAATAAATGGCGCAACCGGCTTGTCAAGAACTGAAGCTAGAGTCTTGGAACAAACTTTAATTAATCGATACGGCTTGCCCAAAAATGGAGGTTTATTATTGAATAAAATAAATTCAATTGCGCCTAAAAACTGGTGGCAATACGGTATTAAATAG